The Syngnathus acus chromosome 2, fSynAcu1.2, whole genome shotgun sequence genomic interval GTACGACCAAATCTTGTCTATGTTGTCTGTGAAAACGAGAGAAGAGAAACAAGAACCTGCTGGCCTCCTACTTCCTCCCCTCCTCATTCGCTCAATTCATTTTTCCTTTGCAAGGCAGCAGTGCGTTTCATCACTATGGCATACAGCAGAGGAACGTTTGAAAAACAATATCATTTGATTATCCGAACAAGAGAATTAGCTGTTTTAATAGCGCAGAGCTACGATGGCATTCAGAAGCAAAAAGAGTGCCCGCTGCATTGAAAACTTCACTCCAGTGAGCtgttaaatcaaataaatgtctcaCAGAAGAATAAGTTGAAGGGTCAAGGCACTACATTCCATCAACGTTAATACCGTTTTGTTTCGGAAATTCACGTATTTGAATTCCAATTCGGTGTTTAAAGTGTAACCATGTGCCCAGAGAAAATGGAAAGTGCACGGACAAAGATAAATGAGCACATTTGTCAAGAAGCATGAAGTCTTCGTACGCAACACgtgacatgcacacacgcgcaaATGGGTGTCGTCCACCATCGTTGTGGAGACTGCGGCCTCGGAGTTAGGTAGTCCTGGCGGGATTTGAGCAGAGGCCGTTTCCCGACTTGTAGGCTTGGATTCCAGGTTTGGCCACGGCCGGGAAGGAGCTCGCTGATCCAACGGGCCACCGCTGGGCATAAGGCCCCAACCCACCGTAGGAGCCCGGGGACAGAAGGTACCCGGCGTGGAGCGCCAGAGGCGAGTCGAGACCTCGGCCGCTCGTCGAACTCGGCCGCGCTCTCCCGGCTGTCGACCCGCTGGGGCTCGCGTGGCATTTCATCTGGGAATGAACGGTTGAACCCTGTGAACTTTTCACTTTATCTTAGACTCTGAAAAGGCACTTCAGTCATTTGGATAGAATATGTTTGAAGatacaacaaacacaaaaactgaATACATCATAGTGGTGACTTGAGAGGTATTAAGAATTTCCATTTAGCATTGTGTGAGCATATGCTAAGTACCTTGTGCACGGCCGCTGCTGTCGGGCGCTCGACTTTGCCTTCCAGGTCGCGCAAACgcctttgttgttttatctgGTTCAAGGAGGGAGGCGGCTGATGGGCCGCCGTGGCTTCCTTGGCCCAGTCGTCCACCAACTTGTGCAGgtcctctgtaaacaatcttttcttattgttgctgttgttggtCTGGACCCCGGCGAGCCGACCGACGGGCCGAGGCGACGGGGGCGGCGGGGGTGTGGCCGAAGCGAGGGACGGCTGCGTCTGAGCTGCGGCGCGGAAAGACGACCCTGAGGAAGACACAAAGGTGTGACGCACCTCTAGCAACACAGCAGACAAACGATTACAATCGTCACAAATGAGTACACACGTCTAAAATGTCTGCTACAAGcagtgacaaaaacatttggggAGACTAtcatgcaaaacaaataagtGTCAAATGAACACTCTCAGGAACACCAACTACGAAGTGCTGAAAAATCAAAGCAAGACGTGCACAAACGACACAAGGATGAAAAGAttcaggggggggggactggaAGCAAGTAAATGAGATAGTTACTACGATTGCGCTCTTTGCCTAGACATAGTCGTTTCAGTGTGGACCCTATAAAGAGGTAAAACAGCACAAGACAAAACATTAGGCGCAGGACAACAGCAATGTGCACGTTCAGCGAGCGAATGGAAAGGGGGGCGAAAGAAGAGAGTCACTTCAAATTGAAAGGCTCagcttcttttttgggggggtggatTTGCATGTTCTTTCTATCGCTGCAATTCATTGACTGCCATCTAGATTCAGAAACTGAGGAGGAAGTTTTGGACAATTTGTGCTCGGAAGGAATGACGTGAACGAACGTGTGTTCTCTAAGAAAGGAAGATTGCCACAACGCCTGCTCAAACGACCCCAAAGACTACATCAATACTACTTGGAAACGCTCATGCACTTCAACcaagtggaaagaaaaaaaatcataagaAAGCAACAGTGATGATACAGCCCTTGGTGCGGCGCAGCAGTGTCCCGCCGTGCCCGTCTGGCGGCATGGCCCGGCGCCGCAGAAATCGCCCGCATCGTGTATGTCTTCGTCCGAACGCTAGAGGGCGCGCTCTCTTCTTGTACAACAAAGGGGAAGCAGGGTTCTGTGTTGTGTTCCTATGCCGACTGGCTTCAACTGGAAAATGTTATACACTACTCACAAAACGTTCTTTGGGATATTCTGCTTTCTTGGTGAAATTTCAGGATGAACGTAAGATGCTAAATAATTTTGACAGGTTGACTTAACGTGACCTTTTGAATGCACATTCCAACCCTTCAGCTCTTTTTGAGCAACCTCCTGTTCTCTTATAGGAACTGAAAAGCATCATTTGTAGCATGAATGATTCAACACATTTCTTGGTTGCAATTGAAATGAGCTCTTCGTCATGAGACCAAGACCAAACTATGGCATTTTTTCCACAAGCCAAAGTTGCCCAATATGCATTCAGAAAGTTTAAAGGTGTCAGTTCATctctaaatgtcattttaggGTCATCCTGAATTGTTCCCAACATTTTGTGAGTCATTTCTAATTCAAATGAGGAGTGAACAAATCAAGAGGGGGTCAAGGTTTTCGACATGCACGTGTTGTGCTCAAACTTGTTCGAGACTTGACTGTGAAAGATTTGGCCTTAATGCTtactgtgtgctttttttccccaccagaAGCCCTGACTAATGTGTGTGGGCTTCTACTTGTGGAAGTAAATACGCTGTGATTGTGTGACAAGCAAATGATTGGAAAAGAAATTGGGAACAATATCAACCCTAGCGGCATCCTgggctttcttttcattcttgGTGCTGTTTACAGCAAAATGCTGCTGGCCTTCTCTGTCGAGATCAGGGCGGCCCACCGTCTAAGTGACCCTCTAATTTATCCCCCACCAGAAAATattctttacatttttttaattttcaaaccttaaaaaaatattcaaaagacCCCAATAATCATTCAATATTGTTTTCTAtataaatggaagaaaatgaggGAAAAATCCCAAGAGGGAAAATATACAGAGAATATTCAAATACGCAGGGGGTGGCTGCAGTTTAAAGTTGTAATATTACCAATTGTCCCTAGATGGCAGACATGTCTTAGTTGCACTTTACTGCCTTGGACTACACAACATGATCATTTTGGGGGATTTGGAATGAAAACACAATCCCTGAAAATTAGAAGTTTGCGTGACAtgatttttgtaatttaagaGGGAGGtgcaatttattatttaatatccACACCCATCTCTATTCTGTAGTTTTAAAAGTGTTATGTGCTTTTTGTCCTTACAGACTGTTGCATTGACGCGTTTCGAGCAAGCAAGTCCCAATCACATCATCAGCCCTCTTTGAGGTTCAGATGTCGCCCTTTGTAgtaattcatttcatttccaggATGCTAAACGCACAAAGGTGCGACCAAgggaaaatgaagaaaaaaagaccccAATGTTTTCTAGcaaacaccttttttttttgttgcagtaCTCGTACGGCGGAAAGGCCGACAGATGATGGCTGCGCAGCGTTTGGGGATGGTTGATGTAAATGTCGGATGACTGCAATGAAGGTGGCGCAAAAACGTCATTATTTCGTTGAATGAGCATAGGGCGGCAGTGTGGCAGCTTTCAAATCAAGATTGCGGGAATGAAGGAGTGGGAAAAGAGAAAGgaacaaatacaaacagaTGGACAGAGACACAGGTCCACTGAGGAATCTAGTGCGTGGTTTGCTACTAGATTTAAAGGTGACTCTCTCTGACGTTTGGTGGTAAACCGTCCAGCCtgtaaaaatgaatataaGAGGAAAGAAGAGAAGAAACAAGAGAGACACTTTGAAAAAGGGAACAAAGATAGAGATGAGAAACACCCACAATCACAAATGCACTTGTAGCAAATAATGACGTTCGCAAAAGTGATGAATGGGAACAACGACCACAACAAGTCAAAGCAATGTCAGCCCTCGTCACTGTCTACAAGCTGCACCAGGATATTTGCAGTTTTTACTATTTTATGTTGTAATGTGTGTAGTTTAATAAGGCACACAGCTCACAGACTGAATGCTGCAAGATGAGTGAatggaggaaaggaaaaacCTTGGGGTGTTTTTGTGGATAAatagcattttaaaatgaaagctaAACGCTCAAACGTATTGATTTTCCGCAATAGGGGTCATTTAACTCAAACTTGAAGGGATTTTGGACCAGTGGATTATTACATTTGCATGTTTCTGTGTGACATTGATGTGTATTTCATTTCTCTGGAAAGCGTGTGTTCTCCTACGTGTACCTTGGCTCGTCAAGTTCGTCGTCCCGTCAGCGTGTTGGCCAGCGTGAATGTTGTCTGAGGAAAAGGAGCCTTTCAAGGAACATGGTTGCTGGGTGTGGACCTGCTCCGGGGTTGAGCTGCGCTGATTGCTGGAGCCGGAGCTGCCGCTGAAGCGAGCGGAGCAGTCCGACAAAGCTGAACTTTTAGCAGGTGATCCAGAGGAACTTCCAGAACTCTCTACTTGGTGCAATGAGAAGATAAAAGATATCGTTCCAAGGTTGAATCATCACAAATGATCAACTGCGGAAGCCACACACCTGCCGCAGTGGCGCTGAGATTGCTTTTGAGCTGCTGCACCATCGGATTGAGCAATTTGCCAGCCTTGACTTTGTGCTTACTGGCCCTCCGTCGACGGCCACAGGGAGGCGCCGCATGAAGCAGGCCCACATTAGGCGGCAGAGATTTTCCCACCTCTTGGTACAGACGCTCAATTTCACTTCTCTGAAATGCCTGCAGTTCCGATATTTCCTTCATGTGCCTAGCcaaaattgggaaaaaaaacaaccacgaTATTACTTTCAGTAGTATgattaaacatttgaaaaatttctAAAAGGTCAATTTCACATAACATTCTTGTCATTAGATCAGAAATCGACAAACATAACGAGGTAATAATTTGAACTAAGTTTGCTGGTCTTAGCACGggcggagctaggatttttttggggggggggggggggggggcacgggGAGGCCAAGGATATCTCAGGAGGTCCACTTCAGAAAAACTGGATTTTGATGGCATGGGACTCTTCATCTAATCTCAGAGACACAGAAAAGCTTTGCACTACTTATCCGACACATACATGTGctttgtatatatgtataagtTCAATTACTTTTCCCTCAGCTTCTGAAGTTCTTTTCTCATGTCTGCATCCTCAAATTCGGAGTCATTGTCACTACTGATGTAGGAAGACGGCGCTTGTCCCGTCGCAGGCAAAGGAGCGTGCCCGTTCATTTCCAGTGGTTGCTTGCTCAGCGAATCAGGGCTCTGCTCGCTTTTGCTCCGACCGGAGCGCTTGAGAAAATCCACCGCCCTCTTGACAAGCTTGCTCCCGCCGTGCTCGGCCCGGGCGTGGAGGCGCCCCGCTGGAAGAGCTTTGCCGCTGCCGCTGTCCTCATCCGCGGAGTCCGAGTGACGTGAGCAGTGACGGCTGGGAGTGCTGATGGTTACGGCCCGGGGCAAATGGCGTGGCGTGATATCCGGGCTGGACGCGAGGGTAGCCTGGTAGAAGTTTGGCGGGGCAGAGAAGCGGTTACTATAATGAGATCTGGATGCGGCTGGACTCTCAGGATCTGCCGAGGATCTGCCAGCAGTCGTGCAGTCATTCTTATTTCTATCCGGTCCTTGAGAACAACCAGACAAAGTGTTGAGGCTACCCTTGCTTTTTTCCACAGTTGGTGCCGTGGTTGTtgtctgaaagaaaaatatttccaaacgTTCAATATATTTGCCAGTGAGCATCTTCAGCTAACATACAACTTTAATCAAATTTGCAACATGACAAGTggcttttcttaaaaaaaaaaatagaatgagAACTTCAAATACCTCTTAATGCCTTTATAACAAAGGTCAGACAGTAGGTTTGAAcataaaagacatttttactgAAATCCTGTGAGTTAAGTTTTGAattgctatttttgtttttggaaagtgTGATGTATATGCAGCCCCACACTTCTTTTTAGtggcagcaaaaaaaagagaagacaaaaaatatcttTACGTGTGTACCAGACCTTATTCTCTAATTATTACAAAAGGTCCCCAAGTTGAAGCAGATTCAGCATTTTGACAGAGCCATCATTTTTAGGAAATGTTGTCACTTTGCTACTACAGCATGACTAAATAGCAATAATCAGACCAAGTAAATAGCAATAATCAGACCAGACTCATGAAAATACGGATTCGCTCTTACTTGAAGATTGCATGAAGCAGCACTGACAGTCACAGCTCCTTTGATCGAATTCCTATCGGCAGCtacaagagaagaagaaacttttaataacagtgagaCAAAGACTGTAAATGCCTTATACACAGAAACATTGCCTACCCGCCAAAACATCCACACAATCTGGCCTTTCAGGAATCTGAGGAAACGACAAGTGCAGCACACAATTAATTTACCGGCAGATGATCTTAGGAGTCCAATAACACAGTATGCACTCTCCTCACAAGGTCACAACAGTCATTAGCGCCCAACAAGTTATTGCGTCGGTGACCGATGTCAATAAATGAGTGCAATGCTACAATCAGCAGATTCTATTGGCGGGTAGATGAATGGGTTGGGCTCATCGAGTGAAGCTGTCACACGAACACACAATGTTTGTTGTTTACCACTGGCTCCTCCTGTTTCTTGAGCGGCAGCGCCTCGCCGCTACGGCCATCCGAGACTGACATTGAGCTGAGTGCTTCCGTGGCTGCGGTTTGCGGGTCGGCCGCGGCGCCTGAAGGCTGCGAGGGAGCATGCTCCTGGTAGAGCAGATTCCTCAACTTCTCATCCAAAGTCTTGATAGTGCGATCGGCAAATTCCAGCCGGCGCGGCCCCTCGCCGTCCGACTCCCCGGGACCTAAGGGAACCGAGGTCTGATGGGCGGGACTTTGAGGTTGAGAGGCGATGGGGGCCGCTGGCGGCGCGGTTGCGGGACAGGGTTGCTGCAGGACCACCGACGGGTGTGCGACGCGCTGTATGGGGAGCTCGCCGGTAGGACTGGCTTTTTGATGACCGGTTTGAACGGCCAAAGGTGCAACCTCCGCCTTATCCACAGTCTTCACATCCAGCGAGACGGGTGGTACGAAAGCACAGCACGGGATGTCGCTGACTATCGACACTGCCGAGACGCAGGCTTCTTCAACGGGAAGGCCCGCCCCCTTTGCGCTGTTTTTATCTTGACTGATAAGAGACTGCGGCTGCCGGACGGGGCAAACGCTTTGGTCTTGATGCTGCAACGGCGCGGACGAGGGGCCTCGTGAAGACGGGAGAGAGGTCGACGCGGCGGGTGCGTTGGTGACGGCTTCGACCGAGAGTGAAGCTGAATTTTCACATTCTGAAAAATATCAAAGACGAGAGTTATTTAAGAGCAGAGCTAAGGCCATGGAAAAAAGGGGCTGAGTTTTTTGTGTTGGATGACACAAAATCAAAGCTCCAACAAAGGGAAATCTGATGATTTATCAGCGGCAGGCAGCACGCACGCTTCTGGCATACGTACCCCGATCAGTTGAGCTGTGACACGGAGTCTTCTTGTCTTGCTCTTGGACCGGCACCTCAGCCACTGGGCAGATGATGAACCAGCGCTTGCCAGTGTGAAGCACTGCCAAGGACAGAATGGAAGCACCTACAGTATAGTGTTCACGggaaagtctacacacccctgctaCAAATGCCGGGATATTGCATTATACTGTAGTCATAAAGGCTCATGAGAATGCAAATACCAGTACAGAGGTGTTAGAGTTCATGTAAAATTGAAACCCGAATGTAGATTCTTGTGGAGTACAAGGTGGCAAATTCTGGTCTCACCATTTTGTTGGTAGACGGGCTGTGGTGTGCTGGGGGCACAAGACTTCATTCCCTAAAACGGAGAATGGAAACTAATTGAACATGTGACACATTTTGTATTCTTTATTTAGTCTACTCTGTTTAATACAACTATTAACTTAACTTAGCGCTGGTCTCACCTCCGCTAGCATCGCGCCAACCCCTTCACCCGCGGGACTGCTCATCTGGTCGGAATTTCTCTCCGCCTCTGTGTCTTCACTCAACAACTCCTCAGCCTTGTCTACGATGTCCTTGAGCTGCTCAATGAAAACTTCTTTCTCCAAGTGTAGGATAAAATCGTTCTCCACCTGAGGGGATGGTTGGTAAAAGGCGCCTAAAAAAGCAACTTTTGTTTCGTTTCCTTTTTAACAGAAGGCAACAAATATTGTATGCACCGCCGGACCacgaaaattaaaaaattgatagctttgtagattttgttaataaaaaaaaaataacattcataAGATTCTTCCTTCAAATGGTCTTCATAATTCATTTCCTACATACCATGTAAGTTGCGATCTCTTCAGGCGCGTCTCCATCCAGGTCAAATTTGAACGTGACCATTTTGTGATTGTGCGTTTCCAGTTGACACTCAACCATCTTATCTCCCGTGTTGCATACCTGCAATGTGAGCGAGGGAAGCATATTTGCAGTTACGAGCAAAACACGTGGCTACcggaagatgtttttttttttcttcccggTAACGCACGTTAAGCATGCTGAGCTTTGGCCTGCTAATCTTCTCTTGGCGAGACCGAGTGCGTGTTGACCTCCGGTGGTGTTTGCGGATTCTTCCTTGGCCTTTGCTTCCGTGTGTCCCTTCATAGCCGTCACTCATCTCCTTTCCTGACGTGGCATCAGAGTTGACACTGGTTCGAAAGACACAGCAAAGACAATTGGCtggtgttactttttttcatcaacATTCAACGTCTGGCAAAGTTATTTGCAATCACGGCggtatgaatgaaaaaaaaacccgctaATGGTCAAATATGACGGATGAAGACGAATGCTAGTTGGTACCTGTCATAGCTTTGTCCACCAGTGTGTTTTTCCACAACCTGATCCTACAGATAGGAGACAATCCAGAAAAGGCAGAAATAAACTCCCACAGAATAGTTTCAGCAGAAACTACATGAGCTCCCATTTGCTGGCTTTTGTTTACCTATTGCcaataattgtttttacagTCTGCCTTGATGTCCATGTGAGCCTTTTTAAATGACTGACTGACTAGCTTTGATGCTCACTGAGATTTGGACACATGCCAAGAGGCAGCAGCTTGAAGATCAATTAAATAGCGCAAATGGTACATTATTGGCGAGCAGCGCAGTAGATCAGCTCATGCACATCAGtcatcatttaattaatttcttGTGGAGGATTTAAAGAGGTATTTTAAGTGCTCAATCGATGTTTTTCACCAAATTCCACCAAGACGGCAGCCACTTGTCCCAATGCTTTTAACACATGAATGTGGCTGCCCGCACTTGCAGGTGGCATTCCTTGATCTTGCGGCTCTTTGTGCCCACCCAAAAGTAGGAGATAACCATATCAAACGTGCAAGTGGGATAGACGTCAAAGTGCAGGACGGAATCTTTGTGAGAAAACAATTGGATGTTTACATCTGTGTTGGCCTCAGCTGGACCTGCGTCTCCTGTGGGAACACTGAACTGCTGCTGCGTCAGACCGTAACTTGTCAATGTCCTCTGAGACTCGTGGCTCAGAATTTCCTTCTTCCCCGATTGGCCAGCAGCGACAACCTGGTCTGAGGTAGTCTGCGCAGTTGTGGACAAGTGTGCAGGCTGGGTGAGAAGGTTCATCTGCTGGACAGGTTCTGGGTGGCTGCCAATCAACGTCTGagggaaagagaaaagaaCAATCAGCACTATGCataacagacacacacacacccaaagtACCATTTTGTGAAGTTCAGCACTTAGCCATCTTCATATTTACCTGCATGAGAGTGCTGCCATTTGTGGGCGGCAGTGTGTTGGAAGAGAGGGCAGCGTGTGTGTAAATGGGATGTGAAAATGTAGGCTCGGAGCAACGGGCGTCATCTCGCTGCCAAGCAACGGTGACCTGAGCATTTGCTGATGCGTTTAGCGGCATTTGAGCCAAGACAGGTGAAGGGGGAGCCTTGAGCAATATTGGTACGGATGCAACTAAGACATTTTCAATGAGAATCGGGGTGACAGAGGGGGTCACAGGGAGAGCATGACCCGGAGAAAGGAAGACATGGTTGAGAGTAGAAGAAGACACTGAAGAGTGAGGGGCAGTGTGTGAGAGAGGGAAGGAGGATTCACAGTCAGTGACAGTGGCCATCACCTGGACAGTCGGGTACTGTGGACAAGTcaaggagaaaacaaaaagacaatggAAAGGAAGACTTTGTTTTCAGTTGACAGATCGCAGTCCATAAGAAAGCCAGGAAAGAGGGtaaagaaggaaggaaaacaGGAAAGGAACATGAGGAAATTGGTAGCCTACCTGAGATGagagtgctgctgctgctactgctgttGCTGGTAGCGAGTTTGAAATCTGCAGCGGCTGTAGCCGCTGGTGGACGTCTGCCTCAGCCAGTGGCTGCTGGACGCAAATTGTCTGGGTTGGGAAACTGCTTGCTGAATGGGGGCTCTGGTTCGATCCCTCCTGTCTAACCAATGGCACACTCTGCAGATAATGACggaagaaaaccaaaaagaaGACTGTAGGAGGACACCCACCGCTTAGAGCTAGACCGTGTTGTGCACGTGACCGATAATCAGCAGGAAGTTTGGATTCAAATTGACTTTTGCGGTTCCAGGCATGGAAAGGGTAGAAAAGTCACCTTTTGAGTCAGGT includes:
- the LOC119138631 gene encoding serine/threonine-protein kinase WNK2 isoform X4, whose translation is MEQEASLNAEERLRINRPPSRQPEPQISTREATADGSPAGPSLPRGGSDPSSAYQKIVRQRFIRRSLWFSDADEQASEAPECDGRLLNVTPPTVAGRMPGASGGIREDSGAETRVGPKEENGRGDEEKGKSGGDALNATCSDGGKSAIKAASEETEEEAEMKAVATSPGGRFLKFDIELGRGSFKTVYKGLDTETWVEVAWCELQDRKLSKVERQRFKEEAEMLKGLQHPNIVRFYDFWESPLKGKKCIVLVTELMTSGTLKTYLKRFKVMKPKVLRSWCRQILKGLHFLHTRTPPIIHRDLKCDNIFITGPTGSVKIGDLGLATLKAASFAKSVIGTPEFMAPEMYEEHYDEAVDVYAFGMCMLEMATSEYPYSECQNAAQIYRKVTSGVKPASYNKVMDPEIKEIIGECICQKREERYAIKDLLNHAFFAEDTGVRVELAEEDDGQKTSIALKLWVEDHKKLKGKYKESGAIEFTFDLEKEVPEVVAQEMVDSGFFHDSDVKTVGKSIRDRVALIKWRRERTASATHQVDGGHAFQQASCQGAPSRDVHAGQPSLLEPQADIEQHNQPRTLPASFTSVTSDSTFDSGKGSTVYSDSHSSQQSVLYQSLLEPITMATQQWQPGKAFPADRPHSCETAKECGATLSPERGTCCGRRGSAPIIDAYDLEPLAQLDASKLSLRSVSSGGKLLSPSSDVTLPVTRVRRHSDINGLLNLMCHHSSHHRGVVGRSASSDAPPHCPCASKRTAFSVGTLPCPPLGHLKDPSDCSDLLLLQKSLFNIINQKGAPGRAASAQPACVHFSASHRNRFVTADGNLKNHHHLKATLCGEDECLHVCEDRSFARQQHVAAAMGVASSVGHQNQTAELPSHQYLQPASPYVCQPSAATLSQAASCSSNTHPAASDCYPPPSIPAGAQCYQTQGHHREAPTLNCVAAIQQQTHTVSGYQPQTAAAVTALPAQRSEQSCPLTCASSTLTAVAKCQLSHACSGGALLPDGSQTGLSASASLLSSQQMPVQLENQQRLRQQPQNGLQTQLEAMQSAQHQITSQRLLHCPSQHEALSPAPQQQGRQPAQTTAPQSSQDASQSEVQQDQTANTKQQYSPAILPDVSFTHSAVNAVPAQSPYLPGQSSTTTCGGGPHLPHGQATHLTQKSVPLVRQEGSNQSPHSASSFPTQTICVQQPLAEADVHQRLQPLQISNSLPATAVAAAALSSQYPTVQVMATVTDCESSFPLSHTAPHSSVSSSTLNHVFLSPGHALPVTPSVTPILIENVLVASVPILLKAPPSPVLAQMPLNASANAQVTVAWQRDDARCSEPTFSHPIYTHAALSSNTLPPTNGSTLMQTLIGSHPEPVQQMNLLTQPAHLSTTAQTTSDQVVAAGQSGKKEILSHESQRTLTSYGLTQQQFSVPTGDAGPAEANTDDQVVEKHTGGQSYDSVNSDATSGKEMSDGYEGTHGSKGQGRIRKHHRRSTRTRSRQEKISRPKLSMLNVCNTGDKMVECQLETHNHKMVTFKFDLDGDAPEEIATYMVENDFILHLEKEVFIEQLKDIVDKAEELLSEDTEAERNSDQMSSPAGEGVGAMLAEGMKSCAPSTPQPVYQQNVLHTGKRWFIICPVAEVPVQEQDKKTPCHSSTDRECENSASLSVEAVTNAPAASTSLPSSRGPSSAPLQHQDQSVCPVRQPQSLISQDKNSAKGAGLPVEEACVSAVSIVSDIPCCAFVPPVSLDVKTVDKAEVAPLAVQTGHQKASPTGELPIQRVAHPSVVLQQPCPATAPPAAPIASQPQSPAHQTSVPLGPGESDGEGPRRLEFADRTIKTLDEKLRNLLYQEHAPSQPSGAAADPQTAATEALSSMSVSDGRSGEALPLKKQEEPVIPERPDCVDVLAAADRNSIKGAVTVSAASCNLQTTTTAPTVEKSKGSLNTLSGCSQGPDRNKNDCTTAGRSSADPESPAASRSHYSNRFSAPPNFYQATLASSPDITPRHLPRAVTISTPSRHCSRHSDSADEDSGSGKALPAGRLHARAEHGGSKLVKRAVDFLKRSGRSKSEQSPDSLSKQPLEMNGHAPLPATGQAPSSYISSDNDSEFEDADMRKELQKLREKHMKEISELQAFQRSEIERLYQEVGKSLPPNVGLLHAAPPCGRRRRASKHKVKAGKLLNPMVQQLKSNLSATAAESSGSSSGSPAKSSALSDCSARFSGSSGSSNQRSSTPEQVHTQQPCSLKGSFSSDNIHAGQHADGTTNLTSQGSSFRAAAQTQPSLASATPPPPPSPRPVGRLAGVQTNNSNNKKRLFTEDLHKLVDDWAKEATAAHQPPPSLNQIKQQRRLRDLEGKVERPTAAAVHKMKCHASPSGSTAGRARPSSTSGRGLDSPLALHAGYLLSPGSYGGLGPYAQRWPVGSASSFPAVAKPGIQAYKSGNGLCSNPARTT
- the LOC119138631 gene encoding serine/threonine-protein kinase WNK2 isoform X6, coding for MEQEASLNAEERLRINRPPSRQPEPQISTREATADGSPAGPSLPRGGSDPSSAYQKIVRQRFIRRSLWFSDADEQASEAPECDGRLLNVTPPTVAGRMPGASGGIREDSGAETRVGPKEENGRGDEEKGKSGGDALNATCSDGGKSAIKAASEETEEEAEMKAVATSPGGRFLKFDIELGRGSFKTVYKGLDTETWVEVAWCELQDRKLSKVERQRFKEEAEMLKGLQHPNIVRFYDFWESPLKGKKCIVLVTELMTSGTLKTYLKRFKVMKPKVLRSWCRQILKGLHFLHTRTPPIIHRDLKCDNIFITGPTGSVKIGDLGLATLKAASFAKSVIGTPEFMAPEMYEEHYDEAVDVYAFGMCMLEMATSEYPYSECQNAAQIYRKVTSGVKPASYNKVMDPEIKEIIGECICQKREERYAIKDLLNHAFFAEDTGVRVELAEEDDGQKTSIALKLWVEDHKKLKGKYKESGAIEFTFDLEKEVPEVVAQEMVDSGFFHDSDVKTVGKSIRDRVALIKWRRERTASATHQVDGGHAFQQASCQGAPSRDVHAGQPSLLEPQADIEQHNQPRTLPASFTSVTSDSTFDSGKGSTVYSDSHSSQQSVLYQSLLEPITMATQQASSVGHQNQTAELPSHQYLQPASPYVCQPSAATLSQAASCSSNTHPAASDCYPPPSIPAGAQCYQTQGHHREAPTLNCVAAIQQQTHTVSGYQPQTAAAVTALPAQRSEQSCPLTCASSTLTAVAKCQLSHACSGGALLPDGSQTGLSASASLLSSQQMPVQLENQQRLRQQPQNGLQTQLEAMQSAQHQITSQRLLHCPSQHEALSPAPQQQGRQPAQTTAPQSSQDASQSEVQQDQTANTKQQYSPAILPDVSFTHSAVNAVPAQSPYLPGQSSTTTCGGGPHLPHGQATHLTQKSVPLVRQEGSNQSPHSASSFPTQTICVQQPLAEADVHQRLQPLQISNSLPATAVAAAALSSQYPTVQVMATVTDCESSFPLSHTAPHSSVSSSTLNHVFLSPGHALPVTPSVTPILIENVLVASVPILLKAPPSPVLAQMPLNASANAQVTVAWQRDDARCSEPTFSHPIYTHAALSSNTLPPTNGSTLMQTLIGSHPEPVQQMNLLTQPAHLSTTAQTTSDQVVAAGQSGKKEILSHESQRTLTSYGLTQQQFSVPTGDAGPAEANTDDQVVEKHTGGQSYDSVNSDATSGKEMSDGYEGTHGSKGQGRIRKHHRRSTRTRSRQEKISRPKLSMLNVCNTGDKMVECQLETHNHKMVTFKFDLDGDAPEEIATYMVENDFILHLEKEVFIEQLKDIVDKAEELLSEDTEAERNSDQMSSPAGEGVGAMLAEGMKSCAPSTPQPVYQQNVLHTGKRWFIICPVAEVPVQEQDKKTPCHSSTDRECENSASLSVEAVTNAPAASTSLPSSRGPSSAPLQHQDQSVCPVRQPQSLISQDKNSAKGAGLPVEEACVSAVSIVSDIPCCAFVPPVSLDVKTVDKAEVAPLAVQTGHQKASPTGELPIQRVAHPSVVLQQPCPATAPPAAPIASQPQSPAHQTSVPLGPGESDGEGPRRLEFADRTIKTLDEKLRNLLYQEHAPSQPSGAAADPQTAATEALSSMSVSDGRSGEALPLKKQEEPVIPERPDCVDVLAAADRNSIKGAVTVSAASCNLQTTTTAPTVEKSKGSLNTLSGCSQGPDRNKNDCTTAGRSSADPESPAASRSHYSNRFSAPPNFYQATLASSPDITPRHLPRAVTISTPSRHCSRHSDSADEDSGSGKALPAGRLHARAEHGGSKLVKRAVDFLKRSGRSKSEQSPDSLSKQPLEMNGHAPLPATGQAPSSYISSDNDSEFEDADMRKELQKLREKHMKEISELQAFQRSEIERLYQEVGKSLPPNVGLLHAAPPCGRRRRASKHKVKAGKLLNPMVQQLKSNLSATAAESSGSSSGSPAKSSALSDCSARFSGSSGSSNQRSSTPEQVHTQQPCSLKGSFSSDNIHAGQHADGTTNLTSQGWTVYHQTSERVTFKSSSKPRTRFLSGPVSLSIWSTLKRLCLGKERNRRSSFRAAAQTQPSLASATPPPPPSPRPVGRLAGVQTNNSNNKKRLFTEDLHKLVDDWAKEATAAHQPPPSLNQIKQQRRLRDLEGKVERPTAAAVHKMKCHASPSGSTAGRARPSSTSGRGLDSPLALHAGYLLSPGSYGGLGPYAQRWPVGSASSFPAVAKPGIQAYKSGNGLCSNPARTT